A genome region from Solanum pennellii chromosome 12, SPENNV200 includes the following:
- the LOC107005781 gene encoding uncharacterized protein LOC107005781 has product MADQEEFVKSVEDGLRLSKRIYFGKDRAVAPPKQMTAMEKTAESYFPTSPMMYAVIENPAFVDNPDIPSYQPHVHGRCDPPALIPLQMNGVSIAADCYFDTAFITVTGSWRLHCVMSSRSCDCRIAVPMGEQGSILGVEIQLPRKSYSTKLVAEDDEKENKKSVKLEDGCFLKPHIFTLTIPEIDGGTYISVTIRWSQKLLYRDGQFTLSIPYSFPVYVTPVGKKISKKEKIQFNVNCGPQAEVSCKAISHPLKELEDEGEKLGWFYEADVFNWSSSDVVITYKISSPNYHGSVLLQSPQLHDSDQRKMFSCYLFPGALDCRKVFRKEVIFVVDISGSMKGKPIDGIKQALSGALSKLDSQDLFNIIAFNNEEYRFSSSLEVATKEAIDNAIQWIDMNFIVGGSTNILNPMKQAIGMLSDAGESMPIIFLVTDGAVEDERQICEFVKSHLTKNRKMCPRLYTFGIGLFCNHYFLRTLATMSRGHYDAAIDVESLQVRLERLFSRASSIILANIAFENLDGLEELEVYPAQIPDLSSEGPVVLSGRYQGVFPEMLKAKGILADISNFSVELKGFKSKAIPLDKARVKQQIEILTAQAWFTQNKDLEKKIAKMSIQDAVISEYTRMALVETEKVKIIKSTTKRKVHCDDEKIEERLIQKTILLQYLGFGFGNLTATIENIPPGAIDKEDEAEIIAKATSNCFGKLCGLCCCCSCCITACSNMNHQCAIALTQCLGAFGCLGCFACCQYCCCEK; this is encoded by the exons ATGGCGGATCAGGAGGAATTTGTGAAATCGGTGGAAGACGGGTTGAGGTTATCAAAACGGATATATTTTGGGAAGGATCGTGCGGTTGCGCCGCCGAAGCAGATGACGGCGATGGAGAAAACGGCGGAATCGTATTTTCCGACTTCGCCTATGATGTATGCTGTGATTGAGAATCCTGCGTTTGTTGATAACCCGGATATTCCGAGTTATCAACCTCATGTGCATGGAAGGTGTGATCCTCCTGCTTTGATTCCGTTACAGATGAACGGTGTTTCGATTGCGGCGGATTGTTATTTCGATACGGCGTTTATCACTGTTACGGGTTCGTGGCGTCTGCATTGTGTTATGAGTAGCCGGAGCTGTGATTGTCGCATTGCTGTTCCGATGGGCGAGCAG GGTTCAATTCTAGGTGTCGAGATTCAGTTACCCAGGAAATCATACAGCACAAAACTAGTTGCCGAGgatgatgaaaaagaaaataagaagtcGGTCAAACTTGAAGATGGGTGCTTTCTGAAGCCACATATTTTTACCCTTACAATACCAGAG ATTGATGGGGGAACATATATCTCAGTCACTATTAGATGGTCTCAGAAGTTATTGTATCGCGATGGCCAATTTACCTTGAGCATCCCCTATAGTTTCCCGGTGTACGTGACTCCAGTTGGAAAGAAGATATCTAAGAAAGAAAAGATACAGTTTAATGTTAACTGTGGTCCGCAAGCTGAGGTTTCGTGTAAGGCTATCAGTCACCCTCTTAAG GAACTAGAAGACGAAGGTGAAAAGTTGGGCTGGTTCTATGAAGCAGACGTCTTTAACTGGTCAAGTAGTGATGTTGTAATTACTTACAAG ATCTCGAGTCCCAACTACCACGGCAGTGTACTTCTGCAATCTCCCCAACTACATGATTCTGATCAGAGAAAGATGTTCAGCTGCTATCTTTTTCCAGGTGCCTTGGACTGTAGAAAG GTATTCAGAAAGGAAGTGATATTTGTTGTTGATATAAGTGGGAGCATGAAGGGAAAACCAATCGATGGTATCAAACAAGCACTCTCTGGAGCATTATCAAAACTTGATTCCCAAGATTTGTTTAATATAATAGCTTTCAACAATGAAGAGTACCGATTTTCATCATCGCTGGAGGTAGCAACCAAGGAGGCTATTGACAATGCAATTCAGTGGATTGACATGAACTTTATTGTTGGTGGCAGTACAAATATCTTGAATCCAATGAAACAG GCCATAGGCATGTTGTCTGATGCTGGAGAATCCATGCCTATCATTTTTCTGGTCACAGATGGAGCTGTTGAAGATGAAAGACAGATCTGTGAATTCGTGAAGAGTCATCTcacaaaaaacagaaaaatgTGCCCACGACTGTACACATTTGGCATAG GATTATTCTGCAACCATTATTTTCTGCGCACACTAGCAACGATGAGTCGAGGTCATTATGATGCTGCTATTGATGTTG AATCACTTCAAGTTCGTTTGGAGAGGCTTTTCTCCAGGGCTTCATCTATCATCCTTGCAAATATTGCCTTTGAGAACCTTGATGGCCTTGAAGAATTAGAG GTGTATCCTGCTCAAATTCCAGACCTTTCATCTGAAGGACCTGTAGTCTTATCAGGTAGATACCAAGGAGTGTTTCCTGAGATGCTAAAAGCTAAAGGAATATTAGCAGACATTAGTAATTTCTCGGTGGAGCTGAAAGGTTTCAAGTCCAAAGCCATACCTCTTGACAAG GCAAGGGTGAAGCAGCAGATTGAAATACTCACAGCTCAGGCATGGTTTACACAAAATAAGGATCTTGAAAAAAAG ATAGCAAAAATGAGTATACAAGACGCAGTCATCTCTGAGTATACACGCATGGCATTGGTGGAGACGGAAAAAGTGAAAATCATTAAGTCAACCACAAAGAGGAAG GTTCATTGTGATGATGAGAAGATAGAAGAACGCTTAATACAGAAGACAATATTACTACAATACCTAGGCTTCGGTTTTGGTAATCTCACTGCTACAATTGAGAATATTCCTCCTGGAGCCATCGATAAAGAGGACGAAGCAGAGATTATTGCAAAAGCAACGTCTAATTGTTTTGGGaagttgtgtggtctatgctgcTGTTGCAGTTGCTGCATTACAGCGTGTTCGAATATGAATCATCAGTGTGCAATTGCACTCACACAATGTCTAGGTGCCTTTGGATGTTTAGGTTGCTTCGCTTGTTGTCAATACtgctgttgtgaaaaataa
- the LOC107006864 gene encoding sm-like protein LSM1B: MSNWSDSNDYLFSSSLASYLDGKIIILLRDGRELLGTLRSFDQYANIVLEGTKERVIVGNLYCDISLGLYIVRGENVMLIGQRESDEEELPPHMTCVSEIEIKRVQKADKNAEELKGSTRRRMEFIDFD; this comes from the exons ATGTCTAATTGGTCAGATTCAAATGACTACTTGTTCTCATCAAGCCTTGCAAGCTATCTTGATG gaaaaattattatattactgCGAGATGGTAGAGAACTCTTGGGAACTTTACGTTCTTTCGATCAGTATG CAAATATAGTATTGGAAGGTACTAAAGAAAGAGTAATAGTGGGAAATCTCTATTGTGACATATCTTTGGGTCTCTACATTGTTCGTGGGGAGAATGTTATGCTCATTGGACAACGG GAGTCTGACGAGGAGGAGCTCCCCCCACACATGACATGTGTTTCAGAAATAGAAATCAAAAGG GTTCAAAAGGCAGACAAGAATGCAGAAGAACTAAAGGGTTCCACTAGAAGAAGAATGGAGTTTATTGACTTTGactag